In one window of Leptospira sp. GIMC2001 DNA:
- a CDS encoding PP2C family protein-serine/threonine phosphatase, with the protein MRERQNNNRRRTDNFTIDEDLLKIARICLSVFFVFIGFGLLATKNDLGLYDPDWIRQLHSVFMFSVLAATYLSNWVRLKIQTIMNFLFYTMSIHSFLLLYWNGLYIGYLIGMVLVITCIGVSFVQKRWLIYYLFFTILASILVGIFTTNPQVDLYLYYPTIITPALVSYLTLNVRLNAIQKLSESELKLQNYYSRMSEELAMAQETQKALVALEFPEGKQYKMYSYYRAYEGVGGDVLSVEERSDGKLNILFADVSGHGIASAMVSAMAILAFKIVSKSNLKPAESLRTMHELMKPLVANLHISASLLVFDPDNLVVEYSYAGHPCILLLRDGEVSELEGRGNLILTFMEPTLRDYQKNLQQGDRLIFYSDGLVELFNLSDDIYGDESFFQSVKNNRNRYGREFLEFLVMESLMFSNGKVSDDMTLLSLEILG; encoded by the coding sequence TTGCGAGAGAGACAAAATAATAATCGAAGAAGAACTGACAACTTCACTATCGATGAAGATTTATTGAAGATAGCAAGAATTTGTTTATCAGTTTTTTTTGTATTTATTGGATTTGGTCTACTTGCAACGAAAAATGATCTAGGTTTATACGATCCTGATTGGATTAGGCAACTCCATTCTGTGTTTATGTTCTCTGTACTCGCCGCAACATATCTATCCAATTGGGTTAGATTAAAAATTCAGACAATTATGAATTTTCTATTCTATACAATGAGTATACACTCCTTCTTATTACTCTATTGGAACGGTCTGTACATTGGTTACTTAATTGGAATGGTACTTGTTATCACTTGTATTGGCGTAAGCTTTGTTCAGAAGAGATGGTTGATCTACTATTTATTCTTTACGATTCTTGCATCAATACTTGTAGGAATTTTTACAACGAATCCACAAGTAGATTTGTATTTGTATTATCCTACAATAATAACTCCAGCCTTAGTATCGTATCTCACATTAAATGTTAGGTTAAATGCTATTCAGAAACTCAGTGAATCAGAATTAAAATTACAGAATTATTATTCTCGAATGTCAGAAGAACTGGCTATGGCGCAGGAAACTCAGAAAGCATTGGTTGCTTTAGAATTCCCCGAAGGCAAGCAATACAAAATGTACAGTTACTATCGCGCTTACGAAGGTGTTGGTGGTGATGTTCTAAGTGTTGAAGAACGATCGGATGGAAAATTGAATATTTTATTTGCGGATGTGTCTGGACACGGAATAGCTTCTGCTATGGTTTCTGCAATGGCAATACTCGCTTTTAAAATTGTATCGAAATCCAATCTAAAGCCTGCAGAATCTCTTAGAACAATGCATGAGTTAATGAAGCCACTTGTTGCTAATTTACATATAAGTGCGAGTTTATTGGTATTCGACCCTGATAATTTAGTAGTTGAGTATTCTTACGCAGGTCATCCTTGCATACTTTTGCTGCGTGACGGAGAAGTTTCTGAACTGGAAGGACGTGGTAATCTAATACTTACTTTTATGGAACCGACACTTCGGGACTATCAGAAAAATTTGCAACAAGGCGATCGACTCATTTTTTATTCTGATGGATTGGTTGAACTCTTTAATCTATCAGATGACATTTATGGCGATGAGAGTTTCTTCCAATCGGTAAAGAACAATAGGAATAGATACGGTCGCGAATTCTTGGAGTTTCTCGTCATGGAGTCATTGATGTTCTCAAATGGCAAAGTCAGTGATGATATGACTCTATTGAGTTTAGAAATACTTGGTTAA
- a CDS encoding acyl-CoA thioesterase, translating to MAKPVKYSFSYIIKVAWGEMDAFGHVNNVTYARYFESARAEYFTALAIWNSPLQPSSGGPLLTHLNLDYRKQVVFPADLDVTMEVTALTSRGFQIHTSMWNKDNECVVTGEAGLIWYDFQTGRPATLPKIFRENFPNL from the coding sequence ATGGCCAAACCTGTAAAATATTCCTTTTCGTATATTATCAAAGTAGCATGGGGTGAGATGGATGCTTTTGGGCATGTGAATAATGTTACTTATGCAAGGTATTTTGAATCTGCAAGGGCGGAGTATTTCACTGCCTTAGCGATTTGGAATTCTCCACTTCAACCTTCATCAGGTGGTCCATTGTTAACGCATCTGAATTTAGATTACCGTAAGCAAGTTGTTTTCCCAGCGGATCTTGATGTAACCATGGAAGTTACAGCATTGACGAGCCGCGGCTTCCAGATACACACATCAATGTGGAATAAAGATAATGAATGCGTTGTGACAGGTGAAGCAGGCCTAATATGGTATGACTTTCAAACAGGAAGACCGGCAACCCTTCCAAAAATATTCCGCGAAAATTTTCCAAATTTATGA